A single genomic interval of Clostridium facile harbors:
- a CDS encoding GNAT family N-acetyltransferase, with protein sequence MEIKRVYSHKKAFLDLLLLADEQESMIDRYLEQGELFVLYDQGVKTVCVVVKVQERVYEIKNLATDPSFQGKGYGKAMVEYIFQLYQKIADYLLVGTGDSPLTIPFYEKCGFSYSHRVPNFFVDFYDHPIYEAGKQLIDMVYLKKDFVSG encoded by the coding sequence ATGGAAATTAAACGGGTTTACTCTCATAAAAAAGCATTTTTAGATTTGTTATTATTGGCAGATGAACAGGAATCCATGATTGACCGTTATTTGGAGCAAGGGGAACTGTTTGTTTTATATGACCAAGGTGTGAAAACAGTTTGCGTTGTGGTAAAAGTACAGGAGAGGGTTTACGAAATCAAAAACCTGGCAACAGACCCCAGTTTTCAAGGCAAAGGATATGGAAAGGCGATGGTGGAGTATATTTTTCAACTTTATCAAAAAATAGCGGATTATCTTCTGGTTGGAACTGGGGACAGCCCTTTGACAATTCCTTTTTATGAAAAATGTGGTTTTTCCTATTCCCATAGGGTTCCGAATTTTTTTGTGGATTTTTATGACCATCCCATTTATGAAGCGGGGAAACAGCTTATTGATATGGTATATCTTAAAAAAGATTTCGTTTCGGGTTAA
- a CDS encoding phosphatase PAP2 family protein has protein sequence MSKTKRNLWLVAGICFWILGAIVFGKYDLEISQLLYHPDWKWAVAFENGGRLTTPILLAVGLHFLIYLEKRKHPKKIYWVVDVGIMAIVVVLILLFSGGLSGLVQELFLTAIYLAFYLLIQLGGKQLDMDKLIQIKKIVWTMFVATALIFLVITIVKVFAGRLRFRDMENISQFVPWYQWHPFSGNHSFPSGHTGNSMAVIGVLLLSGLIQTRWKRILVAALPIVYLLLMAISRIIMGAHYASDVLFSLGIIAYGWYIAIWLCQRYQKRKIDGN, from the coding sequence TTGTCAAAAACAAAACGGAATTTATGGTTAGTTGCTGGAATCTGTTTTTGGATTTTAGGGGCAATTGTATTTGGAAAATACGATTTGGAAATATCCCAATTGCTTTACCATCCTGATTGGAAATGGGCAGTTGCCTTTGAGAATGGAGGTAGGTTGACAACTCCTATTCTATTAGCGGTTGGTCTCCATTTTTTGATTTATTTGGAAAAGCGGAAGCATCCAAAGAAAATTTACTGGGTTGTCGATGTTGGGATTATGGCGATTGTGGTGGTATTAATTTTGTTGTTTTCCGGTGGACTGAGTGGATTGGTACAGGAATTGTTTCTAACAGCAATTTATCTGGCTTTTTATTTGCTGATCCAATTGGGAGGAAAACAACTGGATATGGACAAGCTAATACAAATTAAAAAAATTGTATGGACGATGTTTGTTGCTACTGCGTTGATTTTTTTGGTTATTACGATTGTAAAAGTATTTGCCGGAAGATTGCGGTTTCGAGATATGGAAAACATCTCCCAGTTTGTTCCATGGTATCAATGGCATCCCTTTTCTGGAAACCATTCTTTTCCTTCTGGACATACAGGCAACTCTATGGCGGTCATTGGTGTTTTGTTATTATCCGGACTGATCCAGACGAGATGGAAACGTATTTTAGTCGCAGCTTTACCAATCGTTTATTTGTTGTTAATGGCTATTAGCAGGATTATTATGGGGGCACATTATGCCTCTGATGTTTTATTTTCATTAGGGATTATAGCATATGGCTGGTATATTGCAATATGGTTATGTCAGCGTTATCAGAAAAGGAAAATAGATGGAAATTAA
- a CDS encoding THUMP domain-containing class I SAM-dependent RNA methyltransferase, translating into MEQITMICPCHFGLESVLSGEVKRLGGQNVTVTDGRVAFDGDLELLVRANLWLRTAERVLIRLGEFHATSFEQLFQGVKKLPLEQWIGAHDAFPVKGHSLNSQLHSIPDCQSIIKKAAVERLKECYHVHWFEENEAVHQIQFSILKDVVTVMLDTSGPGLHKRGYRQNSNAAPIKETLASGIIDLAHVKPFSTVYDPFCGSGTFLIESATKALNIAPGINRRFAAEKWKQIPQKVWQEERTRALDLVRRDVEFRGYGFDIDPAAVELSTANAKKAGVLPRLKFNQREIADFSPVTDKGIVICNPPYGERMLEIRQAEEIYRTMGKVFQMGNGIHYYIISPHEQFETIFGKKADKRRKLYNGMLKCQLYMYFK; encoded by the coding sequence TTGGAACAAATTACAATGATTTGCCCCTGCCATTTTGGGTTGGAAAGTGTACTGTCCGGCGAAGTAAAACGGCTGGGGGGACAAAATGTTACGGTAACCGATGGAAGGGTTGCATTTGACGGAGATTTGGAACTGTTGGTAAGGGCTAATTTGTGGCTACGTACTGCGGAGCGGGTATTGATCCGTTTGGGGGAATTCCACGCCACCTCGTTTGAGCAATTGTTCCAGGGTGTGAAAAAACTGCCATTAGAACAGTGGATTGGCGCCCATGACGCTTTTCCTGTAAAAGGGCATTCGTTGAACTCACAGCTGCACAGCATCCCGGACTGCCAATCAATTATCAAAAAAGCCGCTGTGGAACGACTAAAAGAGTGTTACCATGTCCACTGGTTTGAGGAGAACGAAGCGGTGCATCAAATCCAGTTTTCAATCTTAAAAGATGTAGTTACTGTGATGCTGGATACCTCCGGACCTGGGTTGCACAAAAGGGGATACCGACAAAATTCCAATGCTGCTCCAATTAAAGAAACACTGGCATCTGGCATTATTGATTTAGCTCATGTAAAACCTTTTTCCACAGTGTATGACCCATTTTGTGGTTCCGGTACTTTTTTAATCGAGAGTGCAACCAAAGCGTTGAACATCGCGCCTGGGATCAACCGCCGTTTTGCAGCGGAAAAGTGGAAGCAGATCCCGCAAAAAGTCTGGCAGGAGGAGCGTACTCGTGCCCTTGATTTGGTTCGTAGAGATGTGGAGTTCCGTGGGTATGGATTTGATATTGATCCAGCTGCTGTAGAATTGAGTACAGCAAACGCAAAAAAAGCTGGTGTCCTTCCAAGGTTGAAATTTAACCAGCGGGAAATTGCGGATTTTTCTCCTGTAACAGATAAAGGGATTGTTATTTGCAATCCTCCTTATGGGGAACGTATGCTGGAAATAAGACAAGCGGAAGAAATTTACCGGACGATGGGAAAGGTATTCCAGATGGGAAATGGAATCCACTATTATATTATCAGCCCTCATGAACAGTTTGAAACCATCTTTGGGAAAAAAGCAGATAAACGCCGTAAGCTATATAATGGGATGTTAAAATGCCAGCTCTATATGTATTTTAAGTAG